A section of the Pygocentrus nattereri isolate fPygNat1 chromosome 18, fPygNat1.pri, whole genome shotgun sequence genome encodes:
- the ptrh2 gene encoding peptidyl-tRNA hydrolase 2, mitochondrial isoform X2: MDSLYSPLTLGMLAGVGCGLCLGWYLRGRLSRPPRGLVAACGNASSANESSIMGESGEFKMILVVRTDLKMGKGKVAAQCSHAAVSAYKQVQRRNPDLLKQWEYCGQPKVVVKAPNEECLLELLTHAKEVGLPVSLIQDAGRTQIAPGSRTVLGVGPGPADLVDKVTGHLKLY, translated from the coding sequence ATGGACTCCTTGTACAGTCCGTTAACTTTGGGCATGCTAGCCGGGGTCGGTTGTGGACTCTGCCTTGGATGGTACCTCCGAGGTCGACTCAGTCGGCCCCCCCGTGGACTGGTGGCAGCTTGTGGAAACGCCAGCAGTGCCAATGAAAGCAGCATTATGGGAGAGAGTGGCGAATTCAAAATGATCCTTGTAGTCCGGACTGACCTTAAAATGGGCAAAGGCAAAGTGGCAGCCCAATGCTCTCATGCCGCAGTGTCCGCTTACAAGCAGGTACAGCGCAGAAATCCTGATCTTCTAAAACAGTGGGAATACTGTGGTCAGCCCAAAGTAGTGGTCAAGGCACCAAATGAAGAATGCCTTTTAGAACTGTTGACCCATGCAAAAGAAGTTGGGTTGCCAGTCAGCCTTATTCAAGATGCTGGAAGAACCCAAATTGCACCAGGTTCAAGGACTGTTCTTGGGGTTGGCCCAGGGCCTGCAGATCTTGTGGACAAAGTAACGGGACACTTGAAACTATACTAG
- the ptrh2 gene encoding peptidyl-tRNA hydrolase 2, mitochondrial isoform X1, producing MFGFRMDSLYSPLTLGMLAGVGCGLCLGWYLRGRLSRPPRGLVAACGNASSANESSIMGESGEFKMILVVRTDLKMGKGKVAAQCSHAAVSAYKQVQRRNPDLLKQWEYCGQPKVVVKAPNEECLLELLTHAKEVGLPVSLIQDAGRTQIAPGSRTVLGVGPGPADLVDKVTGHLKLY from the exons ATGTTTG GTTTCAGGATGGACTCCTTGTACAGTCCGTTAACTTTGGGCATGCTAGCCGGGGTCGGTTGTGGACTCTGCCTTGGATGGTACCTCCGAGGTCGACTCAGTCGGCCCCCCCGTGGACTGGTGGCAGCTTGTGGAAACGCCAGCAGTGCCAATGAAAGCAGCATTATGGGAGAGAGTGGCGAATTCAAAATGATCCTTGTAGTCCGGACTGACCTTAAAATGGGCAAAGGCAAAGTGGCAGCCCAATGCTCTCATGCCGCAGTGTCCGCTTACAAGCAGGTACAGCGCAGAAATCCTGATCTTCTAAAACAGTGGGAATACTGTGGTCAGCCCAAAGTAGTGGTCAAGGCACCAAATGAAGAATGCCTTTTAGAACTGTTGACCCATGCAAAAGAAGTTGGGTTGCCAGTCAGCCTTATTCAAGATGCTGGAAGAACCCAAATTGCACCAGGTTCAAGGACTGTTCTTGGGGTTGGCCCAGGGCCTGCAGATCTTGTGGACAAAGTAACGGGACACTTGAAACTATACTAG